From Candidatus Methylarchaceae archaeon HK02M2, a single genomic window includes:
- a CDS encoding CBS domain-containing protein, translating to MFNIFKMFPQLKDIKKIRKILGLTQNKLANLSGVSQSLIAKIEAGRIDPSFSKTRAIFETLQRLQLKNSKKMKNIMTRDIISVNINSTVAEVANLMHKHAISQMPVLSKGEVIGSVSDKLLIKKLSEDGSSKKLYEEQVNKVMEPPFPTVDEDTPIDLLIPILNFYPAILVIKGKRIIGIVTRADLLKP from the coding sequence ATGTTCAATATTTTTAAAATGTTTCCACAATTAAAGGATATAAAAAAGATAAGGAAGATATTAGGATTAACTCAGAATAAACTGGCAAATCTCTCAGGCGTTAGTCAATCACTTATAGCGAAGATAGAGGCAGGAAGGATTGATCCATCTTTCTCGAAGACTAGGGCAATATTCGAAACTTTACAGAGGTTACAATTGAAAAATTCTAAAAAGATGAAGAATATAATGACTAGAGATATCATATCTGTTAATATCAATTCTACTGTGGCCGAAGTTGCTAATTTGATGCATAAACATGCAATTTCTCAGATGCCTGTTTTAAGTAAGGGTGAAGTTATAGGAAGTGTATCTGATAAATTACTTATTAAGAAGTTATCAGAGGACGGAAGTTCTAAAAAACTATATGAAGAACAGGTAAATAAAGTCATGGAACCACCTTTCCCAACAGTGGATGAAGATACACCTATAGATCTTTTAATTCCCATATTAAATTTTTATCCAGCTATTTTGGTAATAAAAGGGAAGCGTATTATTGGTATTGTGACAAGGGCAGACCTACTCAAGCCATAA
- a CDS encoding Lrp/AsnC ligand binding domain-containing protein translates to MPVAFVLINADVGAEEDILKELRKIENVEEAHFVYGVYDIIAKISADTMEKVKETVTWKIRRLDKVRSTLTMIVTEVP, encoded by the coding sequence ATGCCTGTAGCGTTTGTACTAATAAATGCAGATGTTGGAGCAGAAGAAGATATATTAAAAGAGCTTAGGAAAATTGAGAATGTAGAAGAAGCTCATTTTGTTTATGGTGTCTATGACATTATAGCAAAAATATCAGCAGATACTATGGAAAAAGTCAAAGAGACAGTTACTTGGAAGATAAGACGCTTAGATAAAGTGAGATCCACGCTCACTATGATAGTAACTGAAGTTCCGTAA
- the gatA gene encoding Asp-tRNA(Asn)/Glu-tRNA(Gln) amidotransferase subunit GatA, with protein sequence MSKYLELSAYEIVEKIKTHELIVEDYIASLNDRIRKMEEKIHAYITLTKELALKKAREIDKKIKKGKKVGRLCGVGIAVKDNMCTKGIKTTCASHMLDFFIPPYDATVVKRIEDEDSVIIGKTNMDEFAMGSSTEHSYFGPTYNPWDLGRVPGGSSGGSAAAVASSMATLALGSDTGGSIRCPASFCSTVGLKPTYGLVSRYGLIAYANSLEQIGPITKDVRDCALLLSCIAGHDPLDSTSVDMPKKDYLDFLIDDVDGVKIGIPCEFFGEGTQEPVEKSVWNAISKLEELGAKYEEFSFESLQNPLQAYYIIAMSESSSNLARYDGLRYGYRVPNKSYDWNTVFSKNRRLGFGFEVKRRIILGTFALSAGYYDEYYLKAQKIRTIIKRDFEKAYKKFDILIGPTLPVLPFKIGEKINDPLEMYMCDVDTVPANLTGLPSISIPCGFSKGLPIGLQIIAPPFREDLLVQVAFTYQKNSNYKVKIL encoded by the coding sequence ATGTCCAAATATTTAGAACTATCCGCTTATGAAATCGTTGAGAAGATAAAAACCCACGAATTAATCGTAGAGGATTACATAGCTTCTTTAAATGATAGAATAAGGAAAATGGAGGAAAAAATTCATGCTTATATCACCCTTACAAAAGAGTTAGCTCTTAAGAAAGCTCGAGAGATAGATAAGAAGATAAAGAAAGGGAAGAAGGTTGGTAGGTTATGTGGAGTTGGTATAGCAGTCAAAGATAATATGTGTACTAAAGGGATTAAGACAACTTGTGCTTCTCACATGTTAGATTTTTTTATTCCTCCTTATGATGCCACTGTAGTCAAGCGAATCGAAGATGAGGATAGTGTAATTATAGGGAAGACGAATATGGATGAATTTGCTATGGGATCATCAACCGAGCATAGCTATTTCGGTCCCACATATAATCCTTGGGATTTGGGAAGGGTGCCTGGAGGATCTTCTGGAGGAAGCGCGGCAGCAGTAGCATCGTCTATGGCAACCTTGGCATTAGGCTCTGATACTGGAGGGTCGATAAGGTGTCCAGCGAGTTTCTGTTCAACCGTAGGTTTAAAGCCTACTTATGGTTTAGTAAGCCGATACGGTTTAATAGCTTATGCCAATAGCTTGGAGCAGATAGGACCAATCACAAAAGATGTGAGAGATTGTGCTTTATTGCTAAGTTGTATAGCTGGTCACGACCCTCTAGATAGCACATCAGTAGATATGCCCAAGAAAGATTATTTGGATTTTCTTATAGATGATGTTGATGGAGTGAAAATAGGCATTCCATGTGAGTTTTTCGGTGAGGGTACTCAAGAACCTGTAGAGAAAAGTGTATGGAATGCCATATCTAAATTAGAAGAGCTTGGAGCAAAATATGAAGAATTTTCTTTTGAAAGTCTCCAAAATCCCCTTCAAGCCTATTATATAATCGCTATGTCAGAATCTAGTTCGAACCTTGCCAGATATGACGGTCTTAGATACGGATATAGAGTTCCTAACAAATCCTACGACTGGAATACCGTCTTTTCGAAGAATAGGCGACTTGGATTCGGCTTTGAGGTCAAGAGGCGTATAATACTGGGGACGTTTGCTCTTTCAGCAGGTTATTATGATGAATATTATTTAAAGGCACAAAAAATTCGAACTATAATAAAAAGAGATTTTGAGAAAGCATATAAAAAGTTCGATATATTAATAGGACCTACACTTCCAGTCTTACCTTTTAAAATAGGTGAAAAGATCAACGATCCATTAGAGATGTATATGTGTGATGTAGATACAGTTCCAGCAAACTTAACTGGCTTGCCAAGTATCTCTATACCATGTGGTTTTTCTAAGGGTCTGCCTATAGGCCTCCAGATAATTGCACCTCCATTTAGAGAGGATTTATTGGTCCAAGTAGCTTTTACATATCAAAAGAATTCAAATTACAAGGTTAAAATATTATGA
- the fliE gene encoding flagellar hook-basal body complex protein FliE, producing MVKKVILVTGMPGSGKSKVEEVAKELNFPIFNMGDVIREEVMKRGLKEGAKSYEFVMRDIRAKTGDQIVAKRTIQKLDQIEADIVCIDGVRSLEEVRYFRMFFEVKILAILSSFKIRLQRLSMRNRPDDPKTSKELEKRDRTELELGLGKVIATADYFIINDSRPQDNFKERIRAKLFESL from the coding sequence TTGGTTAAGAAAGTTATTCTTGTTACAGGAATGCCAGGCTCTGGAAAATCAAAAGTAGAAGAAGTGGCAAAAGAGCTCAATTTCCCTATTTTCAACATGGGGGATGTAATAAGAGAGGAGGTTATGAAGAGAGGGTTAAAAGAGGGGGCTAAAAGCTACGAGTTTGTGATGAGAGACATCAGGGCAAAGACAGGGGATCAGATAGTGGCGAAGAGGACGATACAAAAATTAGACCAAATCGAAGCAGATATCGTTTGCATAGACGGTGTTAGAAGTCTAGAAGAAGTAAGATACTTTAGAATGTTCTTTGAAGTCAAGATCCTAGCAATACTATCTTCTTTTAAAATTAGGTTACAACGCCTATCTATGAGAAATCGACCGGATGATCCAAAAACAAGTAAAGAACTTGAAAAAAGAGATAGAACAGAATTAGAACTAGGTTTAGGAAAGGTCATAGCCACAGCTGATTATTTTATTATAAACGATAGTAGACCTCAAGATAATTTTAAAGAGCGTATAAGAGCGAAATTATTTGAAAGTCTATAA
- the gatC gene encoding Asp-tRNA(Asn)/Glu-tRNA(Gln) amidotransferase subunit GatC yields the protein MHQMDVYLMRKKSNIKEQKENVKLSPKNIKKIAWLARIELQKKEINLFTNQLNDILAYFAKIDEVNVENIPPAYHVLEIVNVLRKDEVKPSLEQTFQTVPQTKGRFVKAPKMT from the coding sequence ATGCATCAAATGGATGTCTATCTAATGAGAAAAAAGAGCAACATCAAAGAACAAAAAGAAAATGTGAAATTATCTCCAAAAAATATTAAAAAAATTGCATGGTTGGCTAGGATTGAACTCCAAAAAAAGGAAATCAACCTTTTCACCAATCAATTAAACGACATATTAGCCTACTTTGCAAAGATAGATGAAGTAAATGTAGAAAATATTCCTCCTGCATATCATGTTTTAGAAATTGTAAATGTGCTTAGAAAGGATGAAGTAAAACCTTCACTTGAACAGACCTTTCAAACTGTACCTCAAACTAAGGGGCGTTTCGTTAAAGCTCCAAAAATGACTTGA